One window of the Nocardia huaxiensis genome contains the following:
- a CDS encoding GNAT family N-acetyltransferase, which yields MPQQTESITVSPMATPADARAFKELNEEWVRTLFTLEPADSKVLDHPERIVAEGGQILIARAGDEIVGCGALLAEGHGVFEVSKMAVPPSHRGRGIGRIVLEALIAYARANGATRLYLESNTKLANAVHLYESVGFVHVAPPAPSPYARADVYMEYELTPRRGTTP from the coding sequence GTGCCTCAGCAAACGGAATCGATCACCGTGTCCCCCATGGCCACGCCCGCCGACGCCCGCGCCTTCAAGGAACTCAACGAGGAGTGGGTACGCACGCTGTTCACCCTCGAACCCGCCGATTCGAAGGTCCTCGACCATCCGGAGCGGATCGTGGCCGAGGGCGGCCAGATCCTGATCGCCCGCGCCGGCGACGAGATCGTCGGCTGCGGCGCGCTGCTGGCCGAGGGCCACGGCGTCTTCGAGGTCTCGAAAATGGCTGTGCCGCCGAGTCATCGGGGTCGCGGCATCGGCCGGATCGTGCTGGAGGCGCTCATCGCCTACGCCCGCGCCAACGGTGCCACGCGGCTGTATCTGGAGAGCAATACCAAGCTGGCCAATGCCGTGCACCTGTACGAATCGGTCGGCTTCGTCCATGTCGCGCCGCCCGCGCCGAGCCCGTACGCCCGTGCCGACGTGTATATGGAGTATGAGCTGACGCCGCGTCGCGGAACGACTCCGTGA
- the glgC gene encoding glucose-1-phosphate adenylyltransferase gives MRSQPHVLGIVLAGGEGKRLFPLTKDRAKPAVPFGGAYRLVDFVLSNLVNAGYLRICVLTQYKSHSLDRHISQTWRLSGFGGEYITPVPAQQRLGPRWYTGSADAIMQSLNLIYDEDPEYIVVFGADHVYRMDPEQMVAAHIESGAGVTVAGIRVPRSTASAFGCIDSDESGRIIGFLEKPAHPPGTPDDPNSTFASMGNYVFSTKVLVDAIRADADNGDSDHDMGGDIIPGLVREGKAAVYDFSRNEVPGATDRSRGYWRDVGTLDAFYEAHMDLVSVDPVFDLYNRHWPIRGAAENLPPAKFGRGGLAQESIVGAGSILSAATVRNSVLFSNVMVEDGATVEGSVLMPGVRIGRGAVVRHAILDKNVIVTEGEIIGVDLERDRDRFAVSNGGVVTVGKGVWV, from the coding sequence GTGAGGAGCCAGCCGCACGTACTCGGGATCGTGCTCGCCGGTGGCGAGGGCAAGCGACTGTTTCCCTTGACCAAGGACCGTGCCAAGCCGGCTGTTCCGTTCGGCGGGGCGTACCGGCTGGTGGATTTCGTGCTCTCGAATCTGGTGAATGCCGGCTACCTGCGGATCTGTGTTCTCACCCAGTACAAGTCGCATTCGCTGGACCGGCACATCTCGCAGACCTGGCGACTGTCGGGTTTCGGCGGCGAGTACATCACCCCGGTGCCGGCGCAGCAGCGGCTGGGCCCGCGCTGGTACACCGGCAGCGCGGACGCGATCATGCAGTCGCTCAATCTGATCTACGACGAGGACCCGGAGTACATCGTGGTCTTCGGCGCGGACCACGTGTACCGCATGGATCCGGAGCAGATGGTGGCCGCGCACATCGAATCCGGTGCGGGGGTGACGGTCGCGGGCATTCGGGTGCCGCGCAGCACCGCCAGCGCCTTCGGCTGTATCGATTCCGACGAATCCGGCCGCATCATCGGCTTTCTGGAGAAACCGGCGCATCCGCCCGGCACACCCGACGACCCGAATTCCACCTTCGCGTCCATGGGCAACTACGTCTTCTCCACCAAGGTCCTGGTGGACGCCATCCGCGCCGACGCCGACAACGGCGATTCCGATCACGATATGGGCGGTGACATCATCCCCGGCCTGGTGCGCGAGGGTAAGGCCGCGGTCTACGACTTCTCCCGCAACGAGGTCCCCGGCGCCACCGACCGCAGCCGCGGCTACTGGCGCGATGTCGGCACCCTGGACGCCTTCTACGAGGCCCACATGGATCTGGTGTCGGTGGACCCGGTCTTCGATCTCTACAACCGGCACTGGCCGATTCGCGGCGCCGCCGAGAACCTGCCGCCCGCCAAGTTCGGCCGCGGCGGCCTGGCCCAGGAGTCCATTGTCGGCGCGGGCAGCATCCTGTCCGCCGCGACCGTCCGCAATTCGGTCCTGTTCTCCAATGTGATGGTCGAGGACGGCGCGACCGTCGAGGGCAGTGTCCTCATGCCGGGCGTGCGCATCGGCCGCGGCGCGGTGGTGCGGCATGCCATCCTCGACAAGAACGTGATCGTCACCGAGGGCGAGATCATCGGAGTCGATCTCGAACGCGACCGGGACCGCTTCGCGGTGAGCAATGGCGGGGTGGTGACGGTCGGAAAGGGCGTGTGGGTGTGA
- a CDS encoding TetR/AcrR family transcriptional regulator → MRSTSDDLTTRARIRDAAIAVFGDQGFGVGVRAIAAAAGVSPGLVIHHFGSKDGLRQACDDHVREGIRTAKVQYVQNPSPNGLLHALAEIEDFAPHMAYLMRSFQSGGPLMLSFYEHMIEDIEQYLAVGIAAGSLRAPRDLKATARYLATTNGGGMMLFLQLYAARHEGPMDFRKALREYADQMMLPALELYTHGMLTDSTALDTLTQQ, encoded by the coding sequence ATGCGTTCAACCTCCGACGATCTGACGACCCGGGCGAGGATTCGCGATGCGGCCATCGCCGTATTCGGGGATCAAGGGTTCGGGGTGGGAGTCCGCGCCATCGCCGCCGCGGCCGGGGTCTCGCCCGGGCTCGTCATCCACCACTTCGGTTCCAAGGACGGCCTGCGCCAAGCCTGCGACGACCATGTGCGCGAAGGCATCCGGACCGCCAAGGTGCAATACGTGCAGAACCCGTCACCCAACGGGCTGCTGCACGCGCTGGCCGAGATCGAGGACTTCGCGCCGCACATGGCCTATCTCATGCGCAGCTTCCAGTCCGGCGGGCCGCTCATGCTCAGCTTCTACGAGCACATGATCGAGGACATCGAACAGTATCTGGCGGTCGGCATCGCGGCCGGCTCGCTGCGCGCACCGCGCGACCTGAAGGCCACGGCGCGTTACCTCGCGACCACCAACGGCGGTGGGATGATGCTGTTCCTGCAGCTGTACGCGGCGCGGCACGAGGGCCCCATGGACTTCCGGAAAGCCCTGCGCGAGTACGCCGACCAGATGATGCTGCCCGCCCTGGAGCTCTACACCCACGGCATGCTCACCGATTCCACAGCTCTCGACACCCTCACCCAACAGTAG
- a CDS encoding ABC transporter permease yields MTAITAPRALESPFRTEDFTGTGQMLRLYLRRDRIVLPLWILVLSLPLGSVYIDATADVYPTAADRAGMVASILASPAQLAYYGPVYNDSVGATGIWKAGMFYTLIAVATILTVIRHTRADEESGREELVASTRIGRYAGLTAALLLTYGAALLTGLIAFAGIAGTGVPSAGGLAFGLALAGSGIVFGSVAAVAAQLSAGARTARGIAFAVLGATFTLRAIGDAQAGDGPTNPLTWMAPQGWSLQVRPFAGDHFAVLLLHLLTATMLTALAYWLLRHRDMGAGLIAERAGAAAAGPALSGPFGLAWRLQRGALLAWIAALGLYGLLIGSVTHGIGDQLGSNETVRELITRMGGSASLENSMISYAFTMVGMAAAAYAISAALRLHAEEDSQRTEAVLTGAVGRIRWAASHLVFALGGPALALTISGLLGGLVYGRATGDIGGKLPDVLGAALVQVPAVWVFAGITVLLFGLLPRWTPVAWGVLATAVAVSLLGAISGMPQWFRDLNPFEHAPKIPGAEFTATPLVILLMVDVALIAVGLMAFRRRDLR; encoded by the coding sequence ATGACCGCCATCACCGCACCGCGCGCCCTCGAATCACCCTTCCGTACCGAGGATTTCACCGGCACCGGGCAGATGCTGCGGCTGTACCTGCGGCGCGACCGCATTGTGCTGCCGTTGTGGATCCTGGTGCTGTCCCTGCCGCTGGGCAGCGTGTACATCGACGCCACCGCCGACGTGTACCCGACGGCCGCCGACCGCGCCGGGATGGTGGCCTCCATCCTGGCCAGCCCGGCCCAGCTCGCCTACTACGGGCCGGTCTACAACGACAGCGTCGGCGCGACCGGGATCTGGAAGGCGGGGATGTTCTACACGCTCATCGCCGTCGCCACCATCCTCACCGTCATCCGGCACACCCGCGCCGATGAGGAAAGCGGCCGTGAGGAATTGGTCGCCTCCACCCGGATCGGGCGCTACGCCGGGCTGACGGCCGCGCTGCTGCTCACCTACGGGGCCGCTCTGCTCACCGGGCTCATCGCCTTCGCGGGCATTGCCGGAACCGGTGTGCCGAGCGCGGGCGGGCTCGCCTTCGGGCTGGCGCTGGCCGGATCGGGCATCGTCTTCGGCTCGGTCGCGGCCGTCGCGGCGCAGCTGTCCGCGGGTGCGCGGACGGCACGCGGCATCGCTTTCGCGGTCCTCGGGGCCACCTTCACCCTGCGCGCGATCGGCGACGCGCAGGCCGGGGACGGGCCGACCAACCCGCTCACCTGGATGGCGCCGCAGGGCTGGTCGTTGCAGGTGCGGCCGTTCGCGGGGGATCACTTCGCGGTCTTGCTGCTGCACCTGCTCACCGCGACCATGCTGACCGCACTCGCGTACTGGCTGCTGCGGCACCGGGATATGGGCGCGGGCCTGATCGCCGAGCGGGCCGGTGCGGCTGCCGCCGGACCCGCGCTGAGCGGTCCGTTCGGACTGGCGTGGCGGTTGCAGCGCGGCGCCCTGCTGGCCTGGATCGCGGCGCTCGGCCTGTACGGGCTGCTCATCGGCAGTGTCACCCACGGCATCGGCGATCAGCTCGGCAGTAATGAGACCGTGCGTGAACTGATCACCCGCATGGGCGGGTCGGCGTCGCTGGAGAATTCGATGATCAGCTACGCCTTCACCATGGTCGGCATGGCCGCGGCCGCGTACGCCATCTCGGCGGCGCTGCGGCTGCACGCCGAGGAGGACAGCCAGCGCACCGAGGCCGTGCTCACCGGTGCGGTGGGCCGAATCCGCTGGGCGGCATCACATCTGGTGTTCGCACTGGGCGGTCCGGCACTGGCGCTGACCATCTCCGGGCTGCTGGGCGGACTGGTCTACGGGCGCGCCACCGGCGATATCGGCGGCAAGCTGCCCGACGTGCTGGGCGCGGCGCTGGTGCAGGTGCCGGCCGTATGGGTCTTCGCCGGAATCACCGTCCTGCTGTTCGGTCTGCTGCCGCGCTGGACCCCGGTGGCCTGGGGCGTCCTCGCCACGGCCGTCGCCGTCTCCCTGCTCGGAGCGATATCCGGTATGCCGCAATGGTTCCGCGATCTCAACCCGTTCGAGCACGCGCCCAAGATTCCGGGCGCGGAATTCACCGCCACACCCCTGGTGATCCTGCTCATGGTGGACGTCGCATTGATTGCCGTGGGGCTCATGGCTTTCCGGCGGCGCGACCTGCGCTGA
- a CDS encoding DUF7373 family lipoprotein, translating into MIRTARVVVTVGCLALVGALVAGCAQSGTPVAGEIDVRTLDSSSYPVNRYTYDRNANGGGTVLEGMRMADAVVPTVRAEPSLKVGRGGIVLKSVDEVIDVSHLSSTAKPILQNRGFIVGFATSGADKPDVGEDKVDPTATTMTIRLLRFPSEDAAKLAAREIADADFNVALDQNRKLTLAEYPDALIHWRPTVPTIGVAMPRKEFVISMFIVRTKPDQTELMSLVKKGLDAEVPAVDAFRATPADAIAKLPFDPDRMLARTLVDSRDDSTPDPDKFGYFGPNMLVHAANDQGVRQRLVDSTGMDQMANAGDGYLFRTRDAKAGNELVSGLIAILEGVENGSAPSGVPDSKCVHNSKGTAYRCWVVYKRYVGVVNADNEADAHKLATAQYALLANSL; encoded by the coding sequence ATGATCCGCACCGCAAGAGTTGTCGTCACCGTCGGTTGCCTGGCCCTGGTCGGGGCCCTGGTGGCCGGATGCGCCCAGTCCGGGACGCCGGTGGCCGGGGAAATCGATGTGCGCACACTGGATTCCAGCAGCTATCCGGTGAACAGATACACCTACGATCGCAATGCCAATGGCGGCGGCACCGTGCTGGAGGGCATGCGCATGGCCGATGCCGTGGTGCCGACCGTGCGGGCCGAGCCGAGTCTGAAGGTCGGGCGCGGCGGGATCGTGCTGAAGAGTGTCGACGAGGTGATCGACGTCAGTCATCTGTCCTCGACGGCGAAACCCATTCTGCAGAACCGCGGATTCATCGTCGGGTTCGCCACCAGCGGAGCGGACAAGCCGGATGTCGGCGAGGACAAGGTGGATCCGACCGCCACCACCATGACCATCCGGCTGCTGCGCTTCCCGTCCGAGGATGCGGCGAAGCTGGCGGCGCGTGAGATCGCGGACGCGGATTTCAATGTGGCGCTGGATCAGAACCGCAAGCTGACGCTGGCCGAGTATCCGGACGCGCTCATCCACTGGCGGCCCACGGTGCCGACCATCGGGGTGGCCATGCCGCGCAAGGAATTCGTCATCTCCATGTTCATCGTGCGCACCAAACCCGATCAGACGGAACTGATGTCGCTGGTCAAGAAGGGCCTGGACGCCGAGGTGCCGGCGGTGGACGCGTTCCGGGCGACACCGGCGGACGCCATCGCCAAGCTGCCGTTCGATCCGGATCGGATGCTGGCGCGCACGCTGGTGGACAGCCGCGACGACAGCACCCCCGATCCGGACAAGTTCGGGTATTTCGGGCCGAACATGCTGGTGCACGCCGCCAATGATCAAGGGGTGCGGCAGCGGCTGGTGGACAGCACCGGCATGGATCAGATGGCCAATGCGGGCGACGGGTACCTGTTCCGGACCCGGGATGCCAAGGCGGGCAATGAACTGGTGAGCGGGCTCATCGCGATCCTGGAGGGTGTCGAGAACGGTTCCGCGCCCTCCGGCGTGCCGGATTCCAAGTGCGTGCACAACAGCAAGGGCACGGCGTACCGCTGCTGGGTGGTCTACAAACGCTATGTGGGAGTCGTGAACGCGGACAACGAAGCCGACGCGCACAAGCTGGCGACCGCGCAGTACGCGCTATTGGCCAACAGCCTGTAG
- the glgA gene encoding glycogen synthase, translating into MRVAMMTREYPPEVYGGAGVHVTELVPRLRELCDVTVHCMGVPRADAVVHQPDPMLYTANSAVQMMSAQLRMADAAVGSDVVHSHTWYTGLAGHLAAELYGIPHVLTAHSLEPRRPWKAEQLGGGYRLSSWSEHNAMTHADAVIAVSAGMRADVLAAYPDIDPERVHVVHNGIDAGVWHPGGPREGARDVLAELGVRQDRPIAAFVGRITRQKGVAHLLGAVRHLDPDIQLVLCAGAADTPAMEQEVAAAVRELRATREGVYWIREMLPTELVRQILAAATVFVCPSVYEPLGIVNLEAMACGTAVVASDVGGIPEVVAEGVTGRLVHYDDSDTDAFERGLARAVNTVVADPSAAAAMGVAGRARAISEFDWNQIAARTAGIYDLVRKG; encoded by the coding sequence ATCCGAGTCGCCATGATGACCCGCGAATACCCGCCCGAGGTGTACGGCGGGGCGGGAGTGCATGTCACCGAACTGGTGCCCAGGCTCCGCGAACTCTGCGACGTGACCGTGCACTGCATGGGCGTGCCCCGCGCCGACGCCGTAGTGCACCAACCCGATCCGATGCTGTACACCGCCAATTCGGCGGTGCAGATGATGTCGGCGCAGCTGCGCATGGCCGATGCCGCCGTCGGCTCCGACGTGGTGCACTCGCACACCTGGTACACCGGACTGGCCGGGCACCTGGCCGCCGAGCTCTACGGGATTCCGCACGTGCTGACCGCGCATTCGCTGGAACCGCGCCGGCCGTGGAAGGCCGAACAGCTCGGCGGGGGATACCGGCTGTCGTCGTGGTCGGAACACAATGCCATGACCCATGCCGATGCCGTGATCGCGGTGAGCGCGGGCATGCGGGCCGATGTGCTGGCGGCCTATCCGGATATCGATCCGGAACGAGTTCACGTGGTGCACAACGGAATCGACGCCGGAGTGTGGCATCCGGGCGGGCCGCGCGAAGGGGCCCGGGACGTGCTCGCCGAGCTCGGGGTGCGTCAGGATCGGCCCATCGCGGCGTTCGTCGGGCGGATCACGCGGCAGAAGGGCGTGGCGCACCTGCTGGGCGCGGTGCGGCATCTGGATCCGGATATCCAGCTGGTGCTGTGCGCCGGAGCCGCCGATACGCCCGCGATGGAGCAGGAAGTCGCCGCGGCCGTGCGGGAACTGCGGGCCACACGCGAGGGCGTCTACTGGATCCGGGAGATGCTGCCCACCGAGCTGGTGCGGCAGATCCTCGCCGCGGCAACGGTCTTCGTGTGCCCGTCGGTGTACGAGCCGCTCGGGATCGTGAATCTGGAAGCCATGGCGTGCGGGACCGCGGTGGTGGCCTCCGATGTCGGCGGCATTCCCGAGGTGGTGGCCGAAGGCGTCACCGGGCGGCTCGTGCACTACGACGACAGCGATACCGACGCCTTCGAACGCGGGCTGGCGCGGGCGGTGAACACCGTCGTCGCCGATCCGAGCGCGGCCGCCGCCATGGGCGTGGCCGGACGCGCCCGAGCCATCAGCGAATTCGACTGGAACCAGATCGCGGCCCGCACCGCCGGGATCTACGACCTGGTCCGCAAGGGCTAG
- a CDS encoding nitroreductase family deazaflavin-dependent oxidoreductase, with the protein MSTQFPDREWGSRSGVLSRIVSPFAATKFGSMVVRKYIRPLDEWVLERTKGKYTALGPIGAPVILLTTTGRKSGQPRTSPLLYVHDGDVLYVIGSNFGQGHHPAWTANLAADPKGTVTIAGEEIPVTASRVTEEAQAAAIFARFEGLTKAYTAYRGRTDRELRIFALRRAD; encoded by the coding sequence GTGAGTACTCAGTTTCCGGATCGTGAATGGGGTTCCCGCAGCGGCGTTCTCTCACGCATCGTGAGCCCGTTCGCCGCAACGAAGTTCGGTTCCATGGTGGTGCGCAAGTACATTCGCCCCCTGGACGAGTGGGTGCTGGAGCGCACCAAAGGCAAGTACACCGCACTCGGGCCGATCGGCGCGCCGGTGATCCTGCTGACCACGACGGGCCGGAAATCGGGTCAGCCGCGTACTTCGCCGCTGCTGTACGTGCACGACGGCGATGTGCTGTACGTGATCGGCAGCAATTTCGGGCAGGGGCACCATCCCGCGTGGACGGCCAATCTGGCCGCCGATCCGAAGGGCACGGTAACCATTGCGGGAGAAGAGATTCCGGTGACGGCGAGTCGTGTCACCGAGGAAGCGCAGGCCGCCGCGATCTTCGCCCGTTTCGAGGGACTCACCAAGGCGTACACCGCTTATCGCGGTCGCACGGATCGCGAACTGCGCATCTTCGCCCTGCGCCGCGCCGATTAG
- a CDS encoding O-methyltransferase, whose protein sequence is MSQTPAASNLQRNLAYVEESVAEDEILVAARERALELGAAPIPPSVGALLSMYAQLLSARAVVEVGTGAGISGLWLLDGMREDGTLTTIDSEPEHQRAAREAFRSADIAPARTRLINGRALDVLPRLADGAYDLVFIDAAPLEHPQYVAQAVRLLREGGAILLHNALLGGRVPDPAQRDPQTQAVRAATRAIAEDPDLTSVLIPVGDGLLCASRG, encoded by the coding sequence GTGAGCCAGACTCCCGCGGCATCGAACCTGCAGCGCAACCTCGCCTACGTGGAGGAATCCGTCGCCGAGGACGAGATTCTCGTCGCCGCGCGCGAACGGGCCCTCGAACTCGGGGCCGCGCCGATACCACCGTCGGTAGGCGCACTTCTCAGTATGTACGCGCAATTGCTGAGTGCGCGAGCCGTGGTCGAGGTGGGGACCGGGGCCGGGATCAGCGGGCTGTGGCTGCTGGACGGCATGCGCGAGGACGGCACGCTCACCACCATCGACTCAGAACCCGAACATCAGCGGGCGGCGCGGGAGGCGTTCCGGTCCGCGGACATCGCGCCGGCACGCACCCGGCTGATCAACGGCCGGGCGCTGGATGTGTTGCCGCGCTTGGCCGATGGGGCCTACGACCTGGTGTTCATCGACGCCGCGCCGCTGGAGCACCCGCAGTACGTGGCGCAGGCCGTGCGGCTGCTGCGCGAGGGCGGGGCGATCCTGCTGCACAACGCATTACTGGGCGGGCGGGTGCCGGACCCGGCGCAACGCGACCCGCAGACGCAGGCGGTGCGCGCGGCCACGCGGGCCATCGCCGAGGACCCGGATCTGACCAGCGTGCTGATTCCGGTGGGCGACGGGCTGCTCTGCGCCTCGCGCGGCTGA
- a CDS encoding LysR family transcriptional regulator: MVDGVELRHLRYFLAVASELHFGRAAARLHIAQPALTQQIQRLETLLGTRLFDRTSRSVALTPAGAVLRERATAILGHADRDLDEVTRIGQGSQGRLYLGFVPSVLPLEPLRGVREFRERYPLVQVELVEGFTTRLMEQLGHGALDTAIVRDPDPQPGIHTAPLVTEPFMAVLPADHPDAGRDSITGAELGDNPLVFFPRAAGGLAHDKNLAPLLDAGCRPRVVQEGTTWTTILYLVAQGLGVTIAPRSATFTAPDTVRIVPLAGTEASTTIYVATRADDDRALIRNFLTLLPGRS; this comes from the coding sequence ATGGTTGATGGTGTGGAGCTGCGGCACCTGCGCTATTTCCTCGCCGTCGCGAGCGAATTGCACTTCGGGCGCGCCGCCGCCCGGCTGCACATCGCGCAGCCCGCCCTCACCCAGCAGATTCAGCGGCTCGAAACCCTGCTCGGGACAAGGCTTTTCGACCGAACCTCACGCAGCGTGGCGCTGACCCCGGCCGGGGCGGTGCTGCGCGAACGGGCCACCGCCATCCTCGGGCACGCCGATCGCGACCTCGACGAGGTCACGCGGATCGGACAGGGGAGCCAGGGACGGTTGTACCTCGGGTTCGTGCCCTCGGTACTGCCACTGGAACCGCTGCGCGGGGTGCGCGAATTCCGCGAACGCTACCCGCTCGTGCAGGTCGAACTGGTCGAGGGCTTCACCACCCGGCTCATGGAACAGCTCGGGCACGGGGCGCTCGATACGGCCATCGTGCGCGATCCCGACCCGCAGCCCGGCATACACACCGCACCACTGGTCACCGAACCGTTCATGGCGGTGCTGCCCGCCGACCACCCCGACGCCGGGCGCGACAGCATCACCGGAGCCGAACTCGGGGACAACCCGCTCGTCTTCTTCCCCAGGGCCGCAGGCGGACTCGCACACGACAAGAACCTCGCGCCGCTATTGGATGCGGGGTGCCGTCCCCGCGTGGTGCAGGAGGGCACCACCTGGACCACCATCCTCTACCTGGTGGCCCAGGGGCTCGGCGTGACCATCGCGCCGCGCAGCGCCACCTTCACCGCGCCGGACACCGTGCGCATCGTGCCGCTCGCCGGAACCGAGGCCAGCACAACAATTTACGTCGCCACCCGGGCCGACGACGACCGCGCGCTGATCCGGAACTTCCTCACCCTGCTGCCGGGGCGTTCCTAA
- a CDS encoding ABC transporter ATP-binding protein, translated as MNALNHPAIEVRDLHKHFGRVHALDGLDLEVAEGEVHGFLGPNGAGKSTTIRVLLGILARTSGDARVLGRDPWTDAVDLHREIAYVPGDVTLWPSLSGGEVIDLLGRMRGGLNNERRAELIDRFELDPKKKARTYSKGNRQKVALVSAFSSNARLLLLDEPTSGLDPLMEQVFNECVAEASARGCTVLLSSHILSEVERLCRRVTIIRSGRTVESGTLAQMRHLSRTSITAEMTGDPGDLSRIPGVADITVEDHTLHCQVDAEHLGELIRVLGDAGVRSLVSQPPTLEELFLRHYSINGDGEPAASGAPGKHREKVAK; from the coding sequence ATGAATGCCCTGAACCATCCCGCGATCGAAGTCCGGGATCTGCACAAACACTTCGGGCGGGTGCACGCCCTCGACGGTCTCGACCTCGAGGTCGCCGAGGGTGAGGTGCACGGCTTCCTCGGCCCCAATGGCGCGGGGAAGTCCACCACCATTCGCGTTCTGCTCGGCATCCTCGCGCGCACTTCCGGCGACGCCCGGGTGCTGGGCCGCGATCCGTGGACCGACGCGGTCGATCTGCACCGCGAAATCGCCTATGTGCCAGGAGATGTCACGCTCTGGCCATCGCTGTCCGGCGGTGAGGTGATCGACCTGCTCGGGCGCATGCGCGGCGGCCTGAACAACGAACGGCGGGCCGAACTCATCGACCGGTTCGAACTCGATCCGAAGAAGAAGGCGCGCACCTACTCCAAGGGCAATCGGCAGAAGGTGGCGCTGGTGTCGGCGTTCTCGTCGAACGCGCGGCTGCTGCTGCTCGACGAGCCGACCTCCGGACTGGATCCGCTCATGGAACAGGTGTTCAACGAATGCGTGGCCGAGGCGTCGGCGCGCGGGTGCACCGTGCTGCTGTCCAGCCACATCCTGTCGGAGGTGGAGCGACTGTGCCGGCGCGTCACCATCATTCGCTCCGGGCGCACCGTGGAATCCGGCACGCTCGCCCAGATGCGGCACCTGAGCCGCACCTCCATCACCGCCGAAATGACCGGGGACCCAGGCGATCTCAGCCGGATTCCGGGAGTCGCCGATATCACCGTCGAGGACCACACGCTGCACTGCCAGGTGGACGCCGAACACCTCGGCGAGCTCATCCGCGTACTCGGCGACGCCGGGGTGCGCAGCCTGGTCAGCCAGCCGCCCACGCTGGAAGAGCTGTTCCTGCGCCACTATTCGATCAATGGCGACGGTGAGCCGGCAGCCTCCGGCGCGCCGGGCAAGCATCGGGAGAAGGTCGCGAAATGA
- a CDS encoding phosphodiesterase: MGVTDRIVNAAFAATARVRRNRVFHPAGLPLTGVLHAVDGEYKQLIGSTDRPVLARISKGAGLPGPLPDVLGLAIRVLDRHERPWDLALATTGTGRWGRLVIAPGGGWGRARYGSLMPYRFEGGPAEWIVAEPDAAQPDSTSLDDLSRYLTKQRRLGFVLKAVPWNGPARVLAEISVAEPEIGEHAAPGFFDPVRNMPPEVELLPKPVAALREWAYAGSRRGRRESEAVATEGVAGFQGMEQPDSGQPHPDAVRPVNPDPERPDPGPR, encoded by the coding sequence ATGGGAGTCACCGACCGCATTGTGAACGCCGCCTTCGCCGCCACGGCGCGGGTGCGGCGCAACCGGGTGTTCCATCCGGCCGGACTGCCGCTGACCGGGGTGCTGCACGCGGTGGACGGCGAATACAAACAGCTCATCGGAAGCACGGATCGTCCTGTGCTGGCCCGCATTTCGAAGGGCGCCGGGCTGCCGGGACCGCTGCCCGACGTGCTCGGGCTGGCGATCCGGGTGCTCGACCGGCACGAGCGGCCATGGGATCTGGCCCTGGCCACCACCGGCACCGGACGCTGGGGGCGGCTGGTGATCGCGCCCGGCGGCGGCTGGGGGCGGGCCCGGTACGGCAGCCTCATGCCCTATCGATTCGAGGGCGGGCCGGCGGAGTGGATCGTGGCCGAACCCGATGCCGCGCAACCGGATTCGACCTCCCTCGACGATCTGTCGCGGTATCTGACCAAGCAGCGACGGCTGGGCTTCGTGCTGAAGGCCGTGCCGTGGAACGGTCCCGCCCGTGTGCTGGCCGAGATCAGCGTGGCCGAACCGGAGATCGGCGAGCACGCCGCGCCCGGCTTCTTCGATCCGGTGCGCAATATGCCGCCCGAGGTGGAGTTGCTGCCCAAGCCCGTTGCGGCGCTGCGGGAATGGGCCTATGCGGGGAGCCGGCGCGGACGGCGGGAATCGGAGGCCGTGGCGACCGAGGGGGTGGCGGGCTTCCAGGGGATGGAGCAGCCGGATTCGGGGCAGCCGCACCCCGATGCTGTCCGGCCGGTGAACCCTGATCCCGAGCGGCCGGACCCTGGACCGCGCTGA